A portion of the Daphnia magna isolate NIES linkage group LG4, ASM2063170v1.1, whole genome shotgun sequence genome contains these proteins:
- the LOC116921069 gene encoding calcipressin-2, giving the protein MDSDEFELEAKLRSLSLNEQTGTTNNEREHQLAELIANCVADVEPRDNQQEDEKKEITDETKEGEQQPTSLIVTNLPNELFFQQELKTELEALFRTFDESATFHYLRSFRRARVDFSSNGIATKARVHLHQTPFGDSVMNCFFGQPPLVNKNSQQFLQIPPPVRQFLISPPASPPVGWAPAPESGPVVNFDLLSAIASLGPGDKHELLPATDNQPGIVVHICADMDGIGPKQHVITQTPCPKRN; this is encoded by the exons ATGGATTCTGACGAATTTGAACTGGAAGCGAAGTTAAGATCCCTGAGTCTAAACGAACAAACGGGTACAACAAACAACGAAAGAGAACATCAATTGGCTGAGTTGATTGCGAATTGCGTTGCCGACGTCGAACCCAGAGACAACCAGCAAGAAGATGAGAAGAAAGAGATCACAGATGAAACCAAAGAGGGCGAGCAGCAACCTACTTCTTTAATTGTGACGAATCTCCCCAATGAATTGTTTTTCCAACAGGAGCTCAAG acGGAGCTGGAGGCCCTGTTCAGGACTTTTGATGAATCAGCCACTTTCCACTACTTGCGTAGTTTTCGCAGGGCAAGGGTAGATTTCTCTTCCAACGGTATTGCCACCAAAGCCAGGGTTCACCTACACCAAACACCTTTTGGTGATAGTGTCATGAATTGCTTTTTTGGGCAGCCTCCACTTGTCAACAAGAACTCCCAACAATTCCTTCAGATCCCTCCACCTGTCAGACAGTTCCTCATATCTCCACCTGCCAGTCCTCCTGTGGGCTGGGCTCCAGCGCCAGAGTCAGGGCCAGTGGTCAACTTTGATCTTTTATCTGCCATCGCTTCACTTGGCCCAG GTGACAAACATGAGCTGCTACCAGCCACGGATAATCAACCTGGAATAGTTGTTCACATTTGCGCCGACATGGATGGAATTGGTCCCAAACAACACGTCATCACGCAGACGCCGTGTCCAAAAAGAAATTAG
- the LOC116921067 gene encoding spermine synthase, translated as METESHSTFLLEFHTEKNNFSSPDELIAPIKELLEKDIGEVKEVYRRCSDESVNVILDCDMKSIVTLQLKSSGLVLMNIDIDGQHSSTFNQEVDERLLEYDVDHVVADVRSPFQHIQILHTINFGNLLVLDDLQNLAESDLVYTETLIQRGKIDYTGKNILILGAGDGALLWELLKEGPNMVTMVEIDETVMKLCSQHLRSACGSALDSTTGPHHQIIVGDCLTELDKLKSQSVLFDFVFSDLTDIPLSIKPQNKEWQFLLDVMEKSLGVLKPDGQFLTHGSGVSSVQSLADFESHLNNLEPPVEFKRCQAFVPSFMEDWVFYQVRKTPNNKWLVDTLLIPKSHQHLLAAQIT; from the exons ATGGAAACGGAAAGCCACTCGACGTTTTTACTGGAATTTCACaccgaaaaaaacaacttttctAGTCCTGATG AGTTGATCGCACCAATTAAGGAATTACTGGAAAAGGATATCGGAGAAGTCAAAGAAGTTTATAGAAGATGTAGCGACGAATCGGTGAATGTCATCCTGGATTGTGACATGAAATCCATTGTCACCCTACAGCTCAAAAGCTCTGGTCTTGTATTGATGAATATTGATATTGATGGTCAACATTCTTCTACATTTAATCAAGAAGTTG ATGAACGCTTGCTAGAATATGATGTTGACCATGTTGTTGCTGATGTTCGCTCGCCTTTCCAGCACATTCAAATTCTTCATACCATCAACTTTGGCAACCTTTTAGTTCTTGATGATCTCCAGA ATTTAGCTGAAAGTGATCTAGTTTACACTGAAACCTTGATTCAAAGGGGAAAAATTGACTATACTGGAAAAAACATCTTGATCTTGGGTGCTGGAGATGGAGCATTACTATGGGAATTGCTTAAGGAAGGTCCAAATATGGTCACTATGGTTGAG ATTGATGAAACTGTGATGAAACTTTGTAGCCAACACTTGCGCTCTGCATGCGGATCAGCGCTTGATTCCACAACTGGGCCTCATCACCAA ATCATTGTTGGTGATTGCCTAACAGAACTGGACAAGCTGAAAAGCCAAAGCGTTCTCTTCGATTTTGTCTTTTCTGACTTGACAGACATCCCTTTATCGATTAAACCCCAAAATAAGGAATGGCAATTTCTACTGGACGTGATGGAAAAATCTCTTGGTGTCTTAAAGCCTGATGGGCAGTTTTTAACACAC GGGAGTGGTGTGTCTTCCGTTCAATCGCTGGCCGATTTCGAATCGCATTTAAACAATTTGGAGCCCCCAGTCGAGTTCAAACGTTGTCAAGCTTTTGTTCCGTCGTTCATGGAAGATTGGGTGTTCTATCAAGTCAGAAAGACGCCAAACAACAA GTGGCTGGTGGACACTTTACTCATTCCAAAAAGCCATCAGCATTTATTGGCTGCCCAAATCACGTGA
- the LOC116920082 gene encoding 4-galactosyl-N-acetylglucosaminide 3-alpha-L-fucosyltransferase 9, with amino-acid sequence MLKKFFFYTVAFGFIGASVLYCCVYFSRHYNFQQEPVKNFSPQTHLNNHKSAAELQLDTSDDLWHSSDSGRKTILLWLPVSYIWSIQMSLKSCSIDTCRFTTDHRQLNKSGAVIFHFRNSHPMDRLPTYRRPEQYYVYLNFESAIRSKNHFPWGKIPRHFFNLTATYRLDSDLNEKTFGGYQFEPKEKLEIKDVDLTNYYGINIKSKTKIAAWFVSNCKTSINREGYVRELQKHIPVDVFGKCLDNHKSCPREVQGQCDKMLERDYLFYLSFENSFCPDYVTEKFHRAFETGTVPVVFGGANYSLFAPPHSFINARDFGTPKLLADYLRKLSKNSDLYSRYFDWRRTFSLQNNPGWPCRLCKILNDSGRISKSYEDIEDWFFNKLPCENYKWSNQTAK; translated from the exons ATgctgaaaaaattctttttctacaCTGTGGCGTTTGGTTTTATCGGCGCATCTGTGCTCTACTGCTGCGTTTACTTCTCACGACATTACAATTTTCAACAAGAACCAGTAAAA AACTTTTCCCCCCAGACCCACTTGAATAATCATAAAAGCGCCGCAGAGTTGCAACTCGATACCAGCGATGACCTTTGGCACTCATCAGACAGCGGACGTAAGACGATCCTCTTGTGGCTACCCGTGTCTTACATTTGGAGCATTCAAATGTCTTTAAAAAGTTGTTCCATCGATACTTGTCGATTTACGACCGACCATCGCCAATTGAACAAGAGTGGCGCCGTTATTTTCCACTTTCGGAATAGCCATCCGATGGATCGTTTACCAACATATCGACGACCGGAACAGTATTACGTCTATTTAAACTTTGAATCTGCCATTCGCAGCAAGAATCATTTTCCATGGGGGAAAATACCACGTCATTTTTTCAACCTGACTGCAACGTATCGTCTCGATTCGGATCTTAACGAAAAAACATTTGGTGGGTATCAATTTGAACCCAAGGAAAAGCTGGAAATCAAAGACGTGGATTTAACCAACTATTACGGCATTAACATCAAGTCCAAGACGAAAATAGCCGCTTGGTTTGTGAGCAACTGTAAAACATCAATCAATCGGGAGGGATACGTTCGTGAACTACAGAAACACATTCCCGTCGACGTGTTTGGTAAATGTCTGGACAATCACAAATCGTGTCCGAGAGAAGTGCAAGGCCAGTGTGACAAGATGCTGGAACGTGACTACCTTTTCTATCTCAGTTTTGAAAATTCTTTCTGCCCAGATTACGTCACGGAAAAGTTCCACAGGGCATTCGAGACGGGCACTGTCCCCGTCGTGTTTGGAGGTGCAAATTATTCCTTGTTTGCTCCTCCTCATTCGTTCATCAATGCGCGTGATTTCGGGACTCCCAAATTACTGGCCGATTATTTACGGAAACTGAGCAAGAATTCGGATCTCTATTCCCGTTACTTTGACTGGAGGAGAACATTCAGTTTGCAAAATAATCCCGGCTGGCCCTGCAGACTTTGCAAAATACTCAACGATTCCGGCCGGATATCAAAGAGCTACGAGGATATTGAGGACTGGTTTTTCAACAAATTGCCTTGCGAAAATTACAAATGGTCGAACCAAACAGCGAAATGA
- the LOC116921065 gene encoding sestrin-3: MYLKVESVSAVEIASTTSRLSGAVNPLSTSTSQRQGVTKIPVPLQHRLGGGAAAAAAVAAAASAATGASACTPDEIYCYTQSNSNINRTTSLPFNHHHQQEQYQYHHYYNQAAAATATTAALNRGFSRLQPPAAQHHYNPASAIANSSPIMGIHHIDATAFASTVDVQHGPGRPDRLEQVMGLHPQYMKIFNKSQSFIMRGDGPLPYPYRHYIAIMAAGRHQCSYLIQQQVSEFLQQGGDQRWLNGLHAIPAKLRDLYEINKILAHRPWLITKHHIEKLTKGSDSWSLGELVHALVILSHYHAISSFVFGVGIGDGEDEPPCCCPSVGVVVGHKTSAGSPTTATATGNSDHEVMAGGLDGLMKRMKNLAERRQEYSAEEQTKRYEHVESQSAELGVVGSSAAVDGFSSSRPKPEISQFIDDPDFTYQDFARRGSVNLIPTFRIQDYSWDDHAFSLVNRLYNDVGNLLDDKFRLMYQLTYNFMGSKRDVDTSRFRTAIWNYIQCMFGIRHDDYDYGEVNQVLERSLKAYIKAVVCFPERVTRENYNGVLKELHHSEKIHVNLMLLEARIQAELLYSLRAVMRYMI; this comes from the exons ATGTATTTGAAAGTGGAGAGTGTCAGTGCAGTGGAGATCGCGTCAACAACATCACGACTATCGGGTGCTGTCAATCCTTTGTCCACTTCAACGAGTCAACGTCAAGGAGTTACGAAAATTCCTGTGCCGTTGCAGCATCGACTGGGTGGCGGGGCggccgctgctgctgccgtTGCTGCCGCCGCCTCTGCCGCCACAGGAGCGTCAGCTTGCACTCCCGACGAGATCTATTGTTACACTCAGTCCAATTCCAACATCAATCGGACGACGAGCCTCCCTTTCAATCACCACCATCAGCAGGAGCAATATCAATACCATCACTATTACAACCAGGCAGCTGCTGCCACAGCAACAACGGCCGCTTTAAACAGAGGATTTTCTCGATTACAACCTCCTGCAGCACAACACCACTACAATCCTGCATCCGCAATTGCCAATTCGTCTCCCATTATGGGCATACATCACATTGAT GCGACAGCTTTTGCTTCAACCGTCGATGTACAACACGGGCCTGGTCGACCAGATCGACTAGAACAG GTTATGGGTTTACATCCGCAATATATGAAAATATTCAACAAGTCGCAATCGTTCATCATGCGAGGTGACGGACCGTTACCCTACCCCTACCGCCATTACATCGCCATTATG GCTGCCGGCCGTCATCAATGTTCGTACCTGATTCAACAGCAGGTGAGCGAGTTCTTGCAGCAGGGCGGAGACCAGCGCTGGCTCAATGGTCTCCACGCTATTCCTGCCAAACTGAGGGATCTCTACGAAATCAATAAAATCTTGGCTCATCGACCTTGGCTCATTACCAAACACCACATTGAG AAATTGACGAAAGGCAGCGACAGTTGGTCACTTGGAGAGCTTGTACACGCGCTCGTCATCCTTTCTCACTATCACGCCATCTCGTCTTTCGTGTTCGGTGTCGGTATCGGCGACGGCGAAGACGAACCGCCCTGCTGTTGCCCATCGGTCGGTGTCGTCGTCGGTCATAAGACGAGCGCTGGATCGCCTACAACGGCCACTGCGACTGGTAACAGTG ATCACGAGGTGATGGCTGGCGGTTTGGACGGTTTGATGAAGAGGATGAAGAATTTAGCCGAACGTCGGCAAGAGTACAGCGCCGAAGAGCAGACGAAACGCTACGAACACGTCGAAAGTCAAAGCGCCGAATTGGGTGTGGTCGGGTCGTCCGCCGCCGTCGATGGTTTCTCATCGAGTCGTCCCAAACCGGAAATTAGTCAATTCATCGACGACCCCGATTTCACTTATCAG GACTTTGCTCGGCGCGGCTCAGTGAATCTAATTCCAACATTTCGGATTCAGGATTATTCCTGGGACGATCACGCTTTCTCACTCGTCAACCGGTTGTACAACGATGTTGGCAACTTGCTCGACGACAAGTTCCGGCTCATGTACCAGTTGACGTACAATTTTATGGGCTCCAAGAGGGACGTTGATACGTCACGCTTCCGCACGGCCATTTGGAATTATATTCAATGCATGTTTGGCATCCGCCACGATGATTACGATTACGGAGAAGTGAATCAGGTACTGGAACGTTCATTGAAGGCTTACATCAAGGCTGTCGTTTGCTTTCCCGAACGAGTCACTAGAGAAAATTACAACGGTGTTCTCAAAGAACTCCATCATTCGGAGAAG ATTCACGTCAATTTGATGCTTTTAGAAGCTCGCATCCAAGCCGAGCTGCTCTACTCTCTGCGTGCTGTCATGCGTTACAtgatttaa